Proteins from a single region of Fimbriimonadales bacterium:
- a CDS encoding N-6 DNA methylase — DRTHRELTDEDIKKIANTYHAWRGEKDAGEYADVPGFCKSATLEEIRKQGHVLTPGRYVGAAPQEDDGEPFEEKMQRLVAQLREQQAEAAKLDAAIARNLKELGYGG; from the coding sequence GACCGCACCCACAGGGAACTCACCGACGAGGACATCAAGAAGATCGCCAACACCTATCACGCCTGGCGCGGAGAGAAGGACGCGGGCGAGTACGCCGACGTGCCCGGCTTTTGCAAGAGCGCGACGCTGGAGGAGATCCGCAAGCAAGGCCACGTGCTCACCCCCGGCCGTTACGTCGGCGCCGCGCCGCAGGAGGACGACGGCGAGCCGTTCGAGGAGAAGATGCAGCGGCTGGTGGCGCAACTGCGCGAACAGCAGGCCGAGGCCGCGAAGCTCGATGCAGCGATCGCCAGGAACCTGAAGGAGTTGGGGTATGGGGGGTGA